Proteins encoded in a region of the Streptomyces sp. NBC_00258 genome:
- a CDS encoding Uma2 family endonuclease: MDYAKMRAIAEELTEFAEHLEGAWNVEIGPSGPFLAMMSPSKRHEGAVRRIRNQLNEQLPATHPGYVCENGPEIEHPSIGRMRRPDAVVIPEDVLDEEGLAVDASQVLAVVEIVSPSNPDNDYGAKLTEYPAMGIAHYLIVDPRTGTIEAHSDPCGDRYQHKNPYIFGDTVPFGPWTVETAAFRRYGKAGGTQP, encoded by the coding sequence ATGGACTACGCGAAGATGCGCGCGATCGCCGAGGAGCTCACGGAGTTCGCCGAGCACCTTGAGGGAGCGTGGAACGTCGAAATCGGGCCCTCCGGGCCGTTCCTTGCCATGATGAGCCCCTCGAAGCGCCACGAGGGCGCGGTCCGACGCATCCGGAACCAGCTCAACGAGCAGCTCCCCGCCACCCACCCCGGCTACGTCTGCGAGAACGGTCCCGAGATCGAGCACCCGTCGATCGGCCGCATGCGGCGCCCCGACGCGGTCGTCATCCCCGAGGACGTGCTCGACGAGGAGGGCCTCGCCGTCGACGCGAGTCAGGTGCTGGCGGTCGTCGAGATCGTCTCGCCTTCCAATCCGGACAACGACTACGGTGCGAAGCTCACCGAGTACCCGGCCATGGGTATCGCCCACTACCTGATCGTGGATCCGCGCACGGGCACGATCGAGGCGCACTCCGACCCGTGCGGGGACCGGTACCAGCACAAGAACCCGTACATCTTCGGAGACACCGTGCCGTTCGGCCCGTGGACCGTGGAGACGGCTGCCTTCCGTCGCTACGGGAAGGCGGGAGGCACGCAGCCGTAG
- a CDS encoding VOC family protein: protein MSREKQLAPGIHSITFDCTGDPYDLGLFWSELLGRPLADDDKPGDPEALIADPDGGPRLLFVRVPEGKTAKNRIHFDLKPKGRTREEEVERAITLGARVIEDRRRPDGGGWVTMEDPEGNEFCVERGEPG from the coding sequence TTGAGTCGGGAGAAGCAGTTGGCGCCGGGGATCCACAGCATCACCTTCGACTGCACAGGAGACCCGTACGACCTCGGGCTGTTCTGGAGCGAGCTGCTCGGCCGGCCACTGGCCGACGACGACAAGCCCGGTGACCCGGAGGCACTGATCGCGGACCCCGACGGCGGCCCGAGGCTGCTCTTCGTCCGCGTCCCGGAAGGCAAGACGGCCAAGAACCGCATCCACTTCGACCTCAAGCCCAAGGGCCGCACCCGCGAGGAGGAGGTCGAGCGCGCGATCACCCTCGGCGCCCGGGTGATCGAGGACCGCAGGCGCCCCGACGGCGGCGGCTGGGTCACCATGGAGGACCCCGAGGGGAACGAATTCTGCGTGGAGCGGGGGGAGCCGGGCTGA